The genomic region TCGTTTGAAAATAAAAGAGAACAAATGGACCCTAAAATCAGAAAATATCCATTTCAGAAAATTAAACACCAAAAAAACATAATCAGTAAAATAACTCCAAAACGGTTATCAGAAGAAATTGAAAAACAAAGATTATCTGAAGAGAAGAGAATGGGGTTGACATAAAGCAATTCAGACAATACGTTAATTTCAATACTATCATTTCCTACATATCTAGTAATCATCTAACAATAAACAAGCTAAATAAAGTTTTATACAAAAAAAAGATCCTAAGTTTAAGCATTTGTTAATCATTTTTTGTACTTTGTAAACAACCTTTATTAACCAAATTTAAATTACAATGGATTACAATTACGCTACAACTGTAAAAAAAAGATTAAAATCACGCTTTGCTTCTGACAGGCTTTATTCAAAAATTAAAAAAGCCTTAACCTTAGACGAACTAAATAGTAAATATCCTAAAGAGCTGGATACTTCAAAAGTAAGTGCGTAAAAAAACATTTCTTTTTTTTGATAAGCGAGTTGCAAATGCAGTTCGCTTATTTTTTTTAATTTAATATGAACTTCTTAGTATTTCTACTTTTTGTAAGCAAAGCACTTTTATTTTTCTCTCCTACTTTTAACTGCAATACATTGCGTTGCTCTTCAAAAACTTCTGTAAGAATCTTGTACTGAACTTCGATACTATTAATTTCATCAACACTTTCAACAAACATATATATCCACGTGGATTCTCCATCTATTTCACTCCCAAGATATTTCAAATGCACTTCCCTATCATCTACCAATATCTTAATATTATCCTGCAAATAACTAAATTCCAGTGAATCTACATTGTCATATTCATTAGGACTCCCTAAATTAACAGGTTTTCCCAGTCTCTTTTCCAAGGCATTTTGCCAATCGTCGTTAAAAACCTTTAAACTAAGCTCCAACTGCTTTGAATCAGAATTGTAAACTATCTCACAAATGCTTACATAATACTTATGTAAAACAAACGATGTCATCACAATGAAAAACAATATTATAATTCTCTTCATTTTTTTTACTAATTTTAATATATCTACAACAAATACTAAAATGAAATATATAATTTATTTATTATTA from Bacteroidota bacterium harbors:
- a CDS encoding DUF6702 family protein codes for the protein MKRIIILFFIVMTSFVLHKYYVSICEIVYNSDSKQLELSLKVFNDDWQNALEKRLGKPVNLGSPNEYDNVDSLEFSYLQDNIKILVDDREVHLKYLGSEIDGESTWIYMFVESVDEINSIEVQYKILTEVFEEQRNVLQLKVGEKNKSALLTKSRNTKKFILN